The proteins below are encoded in one region of Silene latifolia isolate original U9 population chromosome 2, ASM4854445v1, whole genome shotgun sequence:
- the LOC141643250 gene encoding protein TAB2 homolog, chloroplastic gives MATLSFHHTQFRDTSSSVSCKPTSLFSYSSQPTQFSCTTTTTTAAAHHHHILSITNPSKRHRFHPVNSVSESSVSEANPIEVDDDPTAEMSYLDPATQPESIVEWELDFCSRPILDIRGKKIWELVVCDNSLSLQYTKYFPNNVINSVTLKNAIAAICDELGLPLPQKIRFFRSQLQTIITKACKELNIKPIPSKRCLSLLLWLEERYETIYQRHPGFQKGSKPLMVLDNPFPMELPENLFGERWAFVQLPYSAVQEEILSLDKSAFGATLDLDLLGYEIDEKALIPGLAVATSRAKPLAAWMNGLEVSSIEADTGRGSLILSVGLSTRYTYATYTKTPEMTSEAEAWEAAKKASGGLHFLAIQEDLDSDDCVGFWLLLDLPPPPV, from the exons ATGGCAACTCTGAGCTTCCATCACACCCAATTCAGAGACACATCTTCTTCTGTTTCCTGCAAACCCACTTCCCTTTTCTCTTATTCCTCACAGCCTACTCAATTTTCCTGcaccactactactactactgctGCTGCTCACCATCATCACATACTATCAATAACCAACCCGTCTAAACGCCACCGTTTCCATCCGGTCAATTCCGTCTCTGAAAGCTCAGTTTCAGAGGCAAACCCCATTGAAGTTGATGATGACCCAACTGCTGAAATGAGCTATCTTGACCCTGCAACCCAACCCGAGAGCATCGTCGAGTGGGAATTGGATTTCTGCTCCAGACCCATTCTTGATATCCGTGGTAAAAAGATATGGGAGCTTGTTGTTTGTGATAACTCATTGTCTCTTCAATATACCAAGTATTTTCCTAACAATGTTATTAATAGTGTTACTTTGAAGAATGCTATTGCTGCTATTTGTGATGAATTAGGCCTTCCTCTCCCTCAGAAAATCCGATTTTTCAG GTCTCAACTGCAGACTATTATAACAAAGGCGTGCAAGGAGCTTAATATCAAGCCAATTCCAAGTAAAAGG TGTTTATCGTTACTTTTGTGGTTGGAAGAACGGTATGAGACAATCTATCAACGACATCCAGGCTTTCAGAAAGGATCAAAACCTCTTATGGTGTTAGATAACCCATTTCCTATGGAACTCCCTGAAAATCTGTTTGGGGAAAGATGGGCTTTCGTTCAGTTGCCTTATTCAG CGGTGCAGGAAGAGATATTATCCCTAGATAAATCGGCATTTGGGGCTACTTTGGACTTGGATTTACTGGGTTATGAAATTGATGAGAAGGCACTAATCCCTGGACTAGCTGTTGCAACTTCCCGAGCTAAACCATTGGCAG CTTGGATGAATGGTTTGGAAGTGAGCTCCATTGAGGCGGATACAGGACGGGGTAGTTTGATTCTATCAGTTGGACTATCGACCAGATATACATACGCCACATACACAAAGACACCTGAGATGACTTCAGAAGCCGAGGCATGGGAAGCAGCAAAGAAGGCTAGTGGAGGCCTACATTTTCTTGCCATCCAAGAGGATCTTGATTCTGATGATTGTGTTGGGTTTTGGCTGCTCCTCGATTTGCCGCCACCACCTGTGTAA
- the LOC141643253 gene encoding photosystem II 5 kDa protein, chloroplastic-like, translating to MASASMAASFLGVGGASACPRRAVITNSAQPKIVQQVRFEKKGEAENNNGRREVVFAAITATICSVAGLALADEPKRGTPEAKKAYGPVCVANPTARICNY from the coding sequence ATGGCATCAGCAAGTATGGCAGCTTCTTTCCTTGGTGTTGGTGGTGCGTCCGCCTGTCCTCGTAGGGCAGTGATCACCAACAGTGCCCAACCAAAGATTGTGCAGCAGGTGAGGTTTGAGAAGAAGGGAGAGGCAGAGAACAACAATGGGAGAAGAGAGGTTGTGTTTGCCGCCATCACCGCCACTATCTGTTCAGTGGCTGGATTGGCCTTGGCAGACGAGCCTAAGCGTGGTACTCCCGAAGCTAAGAAAGCTTATGGACCTGTCTGTGTTGCCAACCCTACTGCTAGAATTTGCAACTACTGA
- the LOC141643252 gene encoding uncharacterized protein LOC141643252 isoform X2, whose protein sequence is MVVAKYSPPRFSIAPMMEWTDCHYRQLARIISKHAWLYTEMLAAETIVYQKDNLDRFLAFPQEQHPIVLQIGGNNLENIAKATQLANAYGYDEINLNCGCPSPRVVGHGCFGVRLMLDPKFVGKAMSVIAANTNVPVTVKCRIGVDDHDSYDELCDFIYEVSSSSPTKHFVIHSRKALLNGISPAENRTIPPLKYEYYYGLVRDFPDLKFTINGGINSVEEVNAALREGAYGVMVGRAAYYNPWQVLKYVDSEVYGVPPSDLTRRQVLEKYQEYADSVLGQHGNNRPNVRDLVKPILNIFHAEPRNGVWKRHVDAAFKHCKTVKEIFEETLPIIPDYVLDSPVAMVPPSREDIFANVQDRIPPPYNSTKKTLKLQYA, encoded by the exons ATGGTGGTGGCCAAGTATTCACCTCCTCGCTTCAG TATTGCCCCTATGATGGAGTGGACAGATTGTCATTATAGGCAACTTGCGCGAATTATATCAAAACATGCATGGCTGTACACAGAGATGCTTGCAGCAGAGACAATTGTTTATCAGAAGGATAACCTG GACAGGTTTTTGGCATTTCCTCAAGAACAACATCCTATTGTCCTCCAGATTGGTGGAAATAACTTGGAGAATATTGCAAAAGCTACACAGCTGGCTAATGCCTATGGCTATGATGAGATAAACTTAAA TTGTGGATGCCCTAGCCCTAGGGTTGTTGGACATGGGTGTTTTGGTGTACGCCTAATGCTTGATCCAAAG TTTGTTGGTAAGGCCATGTCTGTAATTGCTGCAAATACAAATGTTCCTGTGACAGTGAAGTGCCGTATCGGTGTGGATGACCATGATTCTTATGATGAACTAT GTGATTTTATTTATGAAGTGTCTTCATCTTCTCCAACCAAACACTTCGTCATTCATTCGCGGAAAGCACTTCTTAATGGGATTAGTCCAGCTGAAAATCGAACAATTCCTCCGCTGAA ATATGAATACTATTATGGTCTCGTACGTGATTTTCCGGACTTGAAGTTTACTATAAACGGAGGAATAAATTCTGTTGAGGAG GTTAATGCAGCATTGAGAGAAGGTGCTTATGGCGTAATGGTCGGACGTGCTGCCTACTATAA CCCTTGGCAGGTGTTAAAATATGTAGACAGTGAAGTCTATGGGGTTCCTCCTTCAGATCTTACCCGTCGACAG GTTCTGGAGAAATACCAAGAGTACGCAGATTCTGTGCTTGGTCAACATGGTAACAACAGACCAAATGTTAGGGATCTTGTCAAG CCTATACTTAACATTTTTCATGCTGAGCCAAGAAATGGAGTTTGGAAGCGTCATGTAGATGCTGCTTTTAAACATTGCAAG ACAGTCAAAGAAATCTTCGAGGAGACTTTGCCAATTATTCCTGACTACGTGCTTGATTCACCCGTTGCAATGGTTCCCCCCAGTCGTGAGGATATTTTTGCAAATGTGCAAGATCGGATACCTCCTCCATATAATTCAACCAAAAAGACACTCAAGTTACAATATGCTTAA
- the LOC141643251 gene encoding aspartic proteinase CDR1-like has translation MIENKFKKLRFAFNLRTSWFSCNAVIMEYQITANQYRKSGSFSYQIRALLSCYINIVLDTHLTHFTHTLTFSYILSLAMAASQVHLQFLILFFCYSYIMCSALTFTHKTRHPGFTIDLIHRDSPNSPLHNPAKTRYEHLSEAFSRSTSRATHFTAASRAASAVQASVVPAGGEYLMNISIGTPPVRVLGIADTGSDLTWTQCKPCVQCYEQKLPIFDPKKSSSYNPVPCGSPTCYTNLASRTCDPDGTCSYYYSYGDKSYTNGVLATEVVTFGPNTPPFPGVSIGCGHENDGTFNEKGSGLIGLGGGGLSLIRQLKPSIGAQFSYCLVPYFETTSASKISFGPKASVNGPGAVSTPLVKKDPSTFYYLTLESIGIGNVTLDYKKQSAHYYTEEGNIIIDSGTTLTLLPKEFYDKLEGELEKVIKGERIQDPEGSMGLCYKTKKDLEVPVITARFAGADVQLKAINTFVRVEEDMVCFAMVPASEVAIFGNLAQINFLVGYDLDEGRVSFKPTDCSKHAV, from the coding sequence AtgattgaaaataaatttaagaagTTAAGATTTGCATTTAACTTGAGAACTTCTTGGTTTTCCTGCAATGCTGTTATTATGGAATATCAAATTACTGCTAATCAATACAGGAAGTCAGGAAGTTTCAGTTATCAGATTAGAGCTTTACTGTCTTGCTATATAAACATCGTCCTCGACACTCATCTTACACACTTCACTCATACTCTTACATTCTCTTACATACTCTCCTTAGCCATGGCAGCATCTCAAGTTCACCTCCAGTTTTTAATCCTGTTCTTCTGTTATTCATACATAATGTGTTCTGCCTTAACATTCACACATAAAACCCGCCACCCTGGCTTCACAATCGACCTCATCCACAGGGACTCCCCTAACTCCCCACTCCACAACCCTGCCAAGACTAGATATGAGCACTTAAGCGAGGCCTTCAGCCGCTCCACCTCTCGAGCAACCCATTTCACGGCTGCCTCTCGAGCAGCATCAGCAGTACAGGCCTCTGTAGTTCCTGCAGGCGGAGAGTACCTAATGAACATCTCAATCGGTACTCCACCAGTTCGTGTGCTTGGGATTGCTGATACCGGGAGTGACCTTACTTGGACCCAATGCAAACCCTGTGTTCAGTGTTATGAACAAAAATTACCCATATTTGATCCTAAAAAATCGTCCTCTTACAACCCTGTCCCATGCGGATCCCCTACTTGTTACACCAACTTGGCTTCTCGGACTTGTGACCCTGATGGTACTTGCTCATATTACTACTCATACGGTGACAAGTCCTACACCAATGGTGTTCTAGCCACTGAGGTCGTCACTTTTGGCCCAAACACTCCACCCTTCCCTGGAGTAAGCATCGGATGTGGTCATGAGAATGACGGTACCTTCAATGAAAAAGGATCAGGCCTAATTGGGCTTGGAGGAGGTGGACTTTCGCTCATTAGGCAACTGAAACCCTCAATAGGGGCGCAGTTCTCGTACTGTCTAGTCCCCTACTTCGAGACTACTTCAGCAAGCAAGATTAGCTTCGGCCCTAAGGCCTCAGTCAATGGTCCAGGAGCAGTCTCAACGCCTCTGGTAAAGAAGGATCCATCAACATTCTACTATCTGACACTAGAAAGTATAGGGATCGGAAACGTGACATTGGACTACAAAAAACAATCAGCTCATTATTATACCGAGGAAGGTAACATTATAATCGACTCAGGAACAACCTTAACACTACTACCTAAGGAGTTTTACGACAAATTAGAAGGTGAACTAGAGAAAGTGATTAAAGGGGAGCGTATTCAGGACCCAGAAGGTAGCATGGGACTGTGTTACAAGACCAAGAAGGATCTCGAAGTACCAGTCATTACAGCGCGATTTGCTGGGGCAGACGTACAGCTGAAAGCTATCAATACCTTTGTGAGGGTAGAGGAAGACATGGTGTGCTTTGCCATGGTACCAGCGTCGGAAGTGGCTATCTTTGGGAATTTGGCTCAAATCAATTTCTTAGTAGGCTATGATCTTGATGAGGGTAGAGTCTCGTTTAAGCCTACTGATTGCTCTAAACATGCTGTCTAA
- the LOC141643252 gene encoding uncharacterized protein LOC141643252 isoform X1: MMRSAGYTLVTSFPPVRSIAFHTQCNYLSKFTAKSTISKKLYCYEQHHTLHETVPMVVAKYSPPRFSIAPMMEWTDCHYRQLARIISKHAWLYTEMLAAETIVYQKDNLDRFLAFPQEQHPIVLQIGGNNLENIAKATQLANAYGYDEINLNCGCPSPRVVGHGCFGVRLMLDPKFVGKAMSVIAANTNVPVTVKCRIGVDDHDSYDELCDFIYEVSSSSPTKHFVIHSRKALLNGISPAENRTIPPLKYEYYYGLVRDFPDLKFTINGGINSVEEVNAALREGAYGVMVGRAAYYNPWQVLKYVDSEVYGVPPSDLTRRQVLEKYQEYADSVLGQHGNNRPNVRDLVKPILNIFHAEPRNGVWKRHVDAAFKHCKTVKEIFEETLPIIPDYVLDSPVAMVPPSREDIFANVQDRIPPPYNSTKKTLKLQYA, from the exons ATGATGAGGTCTGCAGGGTACACTCTGGTCACTTCATTTCCTCCTGTTCGGTCAATTGCCTTTCATACCCAGTGTAACTATTTGTCGAAGTTTACAGCTAAATCAACTATATCAAAGAAACTATACTGTTACGAACAGCACCATACGTTGCACGAAACAGTACCAATGGTGGTGGCCAAGTATTCACCTCCTCGCTTCAG TATTGCCCCTATGATGGAGTGGACAGATTGTCATTATAGGCAACTTGCGCGAATTATATCAAAACATGCATGGCTGTACACAGAGATGCTTGCAGCAGAGACAATTGTTTATCAGAAGGATAACCTG GACAGGTTTTTGGCATTTCCTCAAGAACAACATCCTATTGTCCTCCAGATTGGTGGAAATAACTTGGAGAATATTGCAAAAGCTACACAGCTGGCTAATGCCTATGGCTATGATGAGATAAACTTAAA TTGTGGATGCCCTAGCCCTAGGGTTGTTGGACATGGGTGTTTTGGTGTACGCCTAATGCTTGATCCAAAG TTTGTTGGTAAGGCCATGTCTGTAATTGCTGCAAATACAAATGTTCCTGTGACAGTGAAGTGCCGTATCGGTGTGGATGACCATGATTCTTATGATGAACTAT GTGATTTTATTTATGAAGTGTCTTCATCTTCTCCAACCAAACACTTCGTCATTCATTCGCGGAAAGCACTTCTTAATGGGATTAGTCCAGCTGAAAATCGAACAATTCCTCCGCTGAA ATATGAATACTATTATGGTCTCGTACGTGATTTTCCGGACTTGAAGTTTACTATAAACGGAGGAATAAATTCTGTTGAGGAG GTTAATGCAGCATTGAGAGAAGGTGCTTATGGCGTAATGGTCGGACGTGCTGCCTACTATAA CCCTTGGCAGGTGTTAAAATATGTAGACAGTGAAGTCTATGGGGTTCCTCCTTCAGATCTTACCCGTCGACAG GTTCTGGAGAAATACCAAGAGTACGCAGATTCTGTGCTTGGTCAACATGGTAACAACAGACCAAATGTTAGGGATCTTGTCAAG CCTATACTTAACATTTTTCATGCTGAGCCAAGAAATGGAGTTTGGAAGCGTCATGTAGATGCTGCTTTTAAACATTGCAAG ACAGTCAAAGAAATCTTCGAGGAGACTTTGCCAATTATTCCTGACTACGTGCTTGATTCACCCGTTGCAATGGTTCCCCCCAGTCGTGAGGATATTTTTGCAAATGTGCAAGATCGGATACCTCCTCCATATAATTCAACCAAAAAGACACTCAAGTTACAATATGCTTAA